One genomic segment of Actinoplanes ianthinogenes includes these proteins:
- a CDS encoding transglutaminase TgpA family protein: MTGRRRLGLVAAGATLLAAAPLSTIFDSWTWLLQVLLVVIMVAGSAVLTRTLRFPSWAQALGMVVALVVTLTWIFPSGHELLVPMPASFAHFADLIQQAGQDTRQYAVPVPDRDGLLFVTAAGIGAVAVVVDLLTAVFRRPALAGLPMLAIYSIPVAVYPDSVPVAPFVIGACGYLWLLVADNVDRVRRFGRRFTGDGRDVDVWEPSPLAAAGRRLGLVGVVVAVLLPLVVPTVTGGLLSQLTQSGNGVGGGLGKGGGGRINLYAALSGQLNRSDTVTLLKVRTTEKEPFYLRFGVAEQLTEEGSGGQPPNGNTLDKGSLPNPSAGSSVSFQQYHADIEITDQLKQTMAPIYSYPVSIGGLSGTWAFDPNQQVLYSNRVTTNKQKYSIDYLRPDYSPSQLRQAEPTPENSNLQQLTQVPSNAYVEQKVRQLTRGKTTDYDKVRAIYDSFSKKNGYSYAVTTTSTPNMPAIESFLRNKQGYCQQYATAMAWMVRAAGIPARVAFGFTRGSKDNDWYVITNRNAHAWTEVYLQGFGWIPFDATPSTGVTGSARSDWAPDTDRTSTPTTTASSSAAPGTNASAAPGQTQKPERGGTDGSNPTLAGGSAPDQDNWTGLLIAIAVFTVLALLLVPAVRRVLLRRQRHHATIGPPPATPEPGTAGAVTGLVVTSDTARARADAHAAWDELIDTMVDYRIAIDPTETPRVTAQRLVHEGVLGAEPATAAELLGTAEERARYAREPMHGAELNSALKQVRAGLSHSATARIRMRAVLLPPSITLSWRLGMAEAGTRTMEAATRVRDGLARFNPRRLLNRAR; encoded by the coding sequence ATGACCGGCCGCCGTCGTCTCGGACTGGTCGCGGCCGGCGCCACGCTGCTGGCCGCCGCGCCGCTGTCGACGATCTTCGACTCGTGGACCTGGCTGCTCCAGGTGCTGCTCGTGGTGATCATGGTGGCCGGGTCGGCGGTGCTCACCCGGACCCTGCGCTTCCCGAGCTGGGCCCAGGCGCTGGGCATGGTGGTGGCCCTGGTGGTCACGCTGACCTGGATCTTCCCGAGCGGGCACGAGCTGCTGGTGCCGATGCCGGCCAGCTTCGCCCACTTCGCCGACCTGATCCAGCAGGCCGGGCAGGACACCCGGCAGTACGCGGTGCCGGTCCCGGACCGGGACGGCCTGCTCTTCGTCACGGCCGCCGGCATCGGCGCGGTCGCCGTGGTGGTGGACCTGCTCACCGCGGTGTTCCGGCGGCCGGCCCTGGCCGGCCTGCCGATGCTGGCGATCTACTCCATCCCGGTCGCGGTCTACCCGGACAGCGTGCCGGTCGCCCCGTTCGTCATCGGCGCCTGCGGCTACCTCTGGCTGCTGGTCGCCGACAACGTGGACCGGGTGCGCCGGTTCGGCCGCCGGTTCACCGGCGACGGCCGGGACGTGGACGTCTGGGAGCCGTCCCCGCTGGCCGCGGCCGGCCGGCGGCTCGGCCTGGTCGGCGTGGTGGTGGCGGTGCTGCTGCCGCTGGTCGTGCCGACCGTCACCGGCGGCCTGCTGTCCCAGCTCACCCAGAGCGGCAACGGGGTCGGCGGCGGGCTGGGCAAGGGCGGCGGCGGGCGGATCAACCTGTACGCCGCGCTCAGCGGCCAGCTCAACCGCTCCGACACGGTCACCCTGCTCAAGGTCAGGACGACCGAGAAGGAGCCGTTCTACCTCCGCTTCGGCGTCGCCGAGCAGCTCACCGAGGAGGGCTCCGGCGGCCAGCCGCCGAACGGGAACACCCTCGACAAGGGCAGCCTGCCGAACCCGAGCGCCGGGTCGTCGGTCTCGTTCCAGCAGTACCACGCGGACATCGAGATCACCGACCAGCTGAAGCAGACCATGGCGCCGATCTACTCCTACCCGGTCTCGATCGGCGGCCTCTCCGGCACCTGGGCGTTCGACCCGAACCAGCAGGTGCTGTACTCGAACCGGGTCACCACCAACAAGCAGAAGTACTCGATCGACTATCTGCGGCCGGACTACTCGCCGAGCCAGCTGCGCCAGGCCGAGCCGACGCCGGAGAACAGCAACCTCCAGCAGCTCACCCAGGTCCCGAGCAACGCCTACGTGGAGCAGAAGGTCCGGCAGCTGACCCGGGGCAAGACCACCGACTACGACAAGGTGCGGGCGATCTACGACTCGTTCTCCAAGAAGAACGGGTATTCGTACGCGGTGACTACCACGTCGACGCCGAACATGCCGGCGATCGAGTCGTTCCTGCGGAACAAGCAGGGGTACTGCCAGCAGTACGCGACCGCGATGGCGTGGATGGTGCGGGCGGCCGGGATCCCGGCCCGGGTGGCGTTCGGCTTCACCCGCGGCAGCAAGGACAACGACTGGTATGTGATCACCAACCGGAACGCGCACGCCTGGACCGAGGTCTACCTCCAGGGCTTCGGCTGGATCCCGTTCGACGCGACGCCGTCGACCGGGGTGACCGGCTCGGCCCGCTCGGACTGGGCGCCGGACACCGACCGGACGAGCACGCCGACCACCACGGCGTCCAGCTCGGCCGCCCCGGGCACCAACGCGTCCGCCGCCCCCGGCCAGACGCAGAAACCGGAGCGGGGTGGCACCGACGGCAGCAACCCCACCCTGGCCGGCGGGTCCGCCCCCGACCAGGACAACTGGACCGGTCTGCTGATCGCCATCGCGGTCTTCACGGTGCTCGCGCTGCTGCTGGTGCCGGCCGTGCGCCGGGTTCTGCTACGCCGCCAGCGGCACCACGCGACCATCGGTCCGCCGCCGGCGACGCCGGAGCCGGGCACCGCCGGGGCGGTCACCGGGCTGGTGGTCACCAGCGACACGGCGCGGGCCCGGGCGGACGCGCACGCGGCCTGGGACGAGCTGATCGACACGATGGTCGACTACCGGATCGCGATCGACCCGACGGAGACGCCGCGGGTCACCGCGCAGCGCCTGGTGCACGAGGGCGTCCTCGGGGCGGAGCCGGCCACGGCGGCGGAGTTGCTGGGCACCGCTGAGGAGCGGGCTCGGTACGCGCGGGAGCCGATGCACGGTGCCGAGCTGAACTCGGCGCTGAAGCAGGTGCGGGCCGGGCTGTCGCACTCGGCGACGGCGCGGATCCGGATGCGGGCGGTGCTGCTGCCGCCGTCGATCACCCTGTCCTGGCGGCTGGGGATGGCCGAGGCCGGCACCCGGACGATGGAGGCGGCGACCCGGGTGCGGGACGGGCTGGCGCGGTTCAACCCGCGGCGTCTGCTGAACCGGGCTCGCTGA
- a CDS encoding DUF58 domain-containing protein — protein MREALRGLTTRGRSFLAAAIAAGISALILGERDLLRVAVLLAALPLLAAAYVGRSRYKLACTRSLEPGRAPVGSSARVILRLQNLSRLPTGTMLLEDRLPYALGSRPRVVLERLGAHQASSVAYTVRADVRGRYPIGPLVVRLTDPFGLCELTRSFPSVDQLTVIPQVLPLPRVRLAGEYAGTGDSRARSVAVHGEDDAATREYRRGDDLRRVHWRSTARTGELMVRREEQPWDSRATVVLDTRAHAHRGEGPTASFEWAVSAAASIAVHLREAGYKVRLVTGTGMDIDAAEAGGEGLILDTLADVKLTSAGDVAGLVEQVRRRSDGGLVIGLFGTLTTAEAHLLTGLRGNGATCIGFAIDSSTWIPMTPGDRQESDREHAAASLALVRSGWRSVPVTHGETLPALWPTVGRGSQGFAYRAAMAETVGGVIR, from the coding sequence ATGCGGGAGGCGCTGCGGGGTCTCACCACGCGCGGCCGCTCGTTCCTGGCCGCCGCGATCGCGGCCGGGATCTCCGCCCTCATCCTGGGCGAGCGTGACCTGCTGCGGGTCGCCGTGCTGCTGGCCGCGCTGCCGTTGCTGGCCGCGGCCTACGTCGGGCGCAGCCGGTACAAGCTCGCCTGCACCCGGTCCCTGGAGCCGGGCCGGGCGCCGGTCGGCTCCAGCGCGCGGGTGATCCTGCGCTTGCAGAACCTCTCCCGCCTGCCCACCGGCACCATGCTGCTGGAGGACCGCTTGCCCTATGCGCTGGGCAGCCGTCCCCGGGTGGTGCTGGAGCGGCTCGGCGCGCACCAGGCGAGCTCGGTGGCGTACACCGTGCGCGCCGACGTCCGCGGCCGCTACCCGATCGGTCCCCTGGTGGTCCGGCTGACCGACCCGTTCGGGCTGTGCGAGCTGACCCGCTCGTTCCCCAGCGTCGACCAGCTCACCGTGATCCCGCAGGTCCTGCCGCTCCCCCGGGTGCGGCTGGCCGGGGAGTACGCGGGCACCGGGGACAGCCGGGCCCGCTCGGTGGCGGTGCACGGCGAGGACGACGCCGCCACCCGGGAGTACCGGCGCGGCGACGACCTGCGCCGGGTGCACTGGCGGTCCACCGCCCGCACCGGCGAGCTGATGGTCCGCCGCGAGGAGCAGCCCTGGGACAGCCGGGCGACCGTGGTGCTCGACACCCGGGCGCACGCGCATCGCGGCGAGGGCCCGACGGCCAGCTTCGAGTGGGCGGTCTCGGCGGCCGCCAGCATCGCGGTGCACCTGCGCGAGGCCGGTTACAAGGTGCGCCTGGTCACCGGGACCGGGATGGACATCGACGCGGCCGAGGCCGGTGGCGAGGGCCTGATCCTGGACACCCTGGCCGACGTGAAACTCACCTCCGCCGGTGACGTGGCCGGCCTGGTCGAGCAGGTCCGCCGGCGCTCCGACGGCGGCCTGGTGATCGGACTGTTCGGCACGCTCACCACGGCCGAGGCGCACCTGCTCACCGGGCTGCGCGGCAACGGCGCGACCTGCATCGGCTTCGCCATCGACAGCTCGACCTGGATCCCGATGACGCCGGGCGACCGGCAGGAGTCGGACCGGGAGCACGCCGCCGCCTCGCTCGCGCTGGTGCGCAGCGGCTGGCGGTCGGTGCCGGTGACGCACGGCGAGACGCTGCCCGCGCTGTGGCCCACGGTGGGCCGCGGTTCGCAGGGGTTCGCGTATCGCGCGGCGATGGCCGAGACGGTCGGCGGGGTGATCCGATGA
- a CDS encoding AAA family ATPase yields the protein MTTPTWGEPTGPLTSAEFRAATQAIMTNIEQVIEGKSATVRLALAVLLAEGHLLIEDVPGVGKTKLAKALARSIDCSVRRIQFTPDLLPSDVTGVSVYNQETRDFEFKPGAVFANLVVGDEINRASPKTQSALLECMEERQVTVDGTTYELQAPFMVVATQNPIEMEGTYPLPEAQRDRFTARIAMGYPDPRAELAMLGLHGDHDPLNDIHAVADAALVRRLIETARAVHAADAVQQYAIALVTATREAPEIRLGASPRSTLQLLRTAKAVAALEGRDYVLPDDLQALAVPVLAHRLIPTPDAQLNRRTTDTIVSEIVHRLPIPQANRNPYDTRDGRAPYESRGR from the coding sequence GTGACAACGCCGACCTGGGGCGAGCCGACAGGACCGCTGACCAGCGCCGAGTTCCGCGCCGCGACGCAAGCCATCATGACCAACATCGAGCAGGTCATCGAGGGCAAGAGCGCGACGGTGCGGCTGGCCCTCGCGGTTCTGCTCGCCGAGGGACACCTGCTGATCGAGGACGTGCCGGGCGTCGGCAAGACGAAACTCGCCAAGGCCCTCGCGCGGTCCATCGACTGCTCGGTGCGCCGGATCCAGTTCACCCCGGACTTGTTGCCCAGTGATGTCACCGGGGTGAGCGTCTACAACCAGGAGACCCGGGACTTCGAGTTCAAGCCCGGCGCGGTCTTCGCCAACCTGGTGGTCGGCGACGAGATCAACCGTGCCTCGCCGAAAACCCAGTCGGCCCTCCTGGAGTGCATGGAGGAGCGGCAGGTCACCGTCGACGGCACGACCTACGAGCTGCAAGCCCCGTTCATGGTGGTGGCCACGCAGAACCCGATCGAGATGGAGGGCACCTACCCGCTGCCCGAGGCGCAGCGAGACCGGTTCACCGCCCGGATCGCGATGGGTTACCCCGATCCCCGCGCCGAGCTGGCCATGCTGGGCCTGCACGGCGACCACGACCCGCTCAACGACATCCACGCGGTGGCCGACGCCGCGCTGGTCCGCCGGCTGATCGAGACGGCCCGCGCGGTGCACGCCGCCGACGCCGTCCAGCAGTACGCGATCGCCCTGGTCACCGCCACTCGCGAGGCCCCGGAGATCCGCCTCGGCGCGTCCCCGCGATCCACCCTCCAGCTGCTGCGCACCGCCAAGGCGGTCGCCGCCCTGGAGGGCCGGGACTACGTGCTGCCCGACGACCTCCAGGCGCTCGCCGTCCCGGTGCTCGCGCACCGGCTCATCCCGACCCCGGACGCGCAGCTCAACCGCCGCACCACGGACACCATCGTGTCCGAGATCGTGCACCGGCTGCCGATCCCGCAGGCGAACCGGAATCCGTACGACACCCGGGACGGCCGCGCGCCGTACGAGTCCCGGGGGCGGTGA
- the leuS gene encoding leucine--tRNA ligase has protein sequence MVKMSETENPFRYTAALAGEMELRWQQYWAENGTFHAPNPVGELADPDHPRAGAPKLHVQDMFPYPSGAGLHVGHPLGYIGTDCYTRYQRMAGFNVLHPMGFDAFGLPAEQYAVQTGTHPAVTTAANVERYRQQLRRLGLAYDERRSFSTTDPEYYRWTQWIFLQVFNSWYDTELHKARPISELITEFETGTRPAPGTPWKDMSPVERRKLIDGHRLAYVSEAPVNWCPGLGTVLANEEVTPDGRSERGNFPVFQRSLKQWMMRITAYGDRLVDDLDALDWPEPVKLMQRNWIGRSRGAHVDFPIGADHIRVFTTRPDTLFGATYMVLAPEHELVATIVPDAWPAGTHDVWTGGAATPAEAVAAYKATAAAKTEEERTAEGKVKTGVFTGAYATNPVNGASIPVFIADYVLAGYGTGAIMAVPGHDERDFAFATVFELPVVRTIETPEGFEGAYTGDGVVINSEFLDGLTKDDAKAAMIAWLEDNDKGAGATTYRLRDWLFSRQRYWGEPFPIVYDETGLPIALPESMLPVELPDVDDFSPRTFDPDDADTEPETPLSRKKDWVQVELDLGDGPKTYTRETNTMPQWAGSCWYELRYLDPHNDKVLVDPANEAYWMGPRSAGDPGGVDLYVGGVEHAVLHLLYSRFWHKVLFDLGHVSSFEPFKKLFNQGYIQAYAFRDARGVIVPAEEVVERDGKWYYGDQQVNREYGKMGKSLKNVVTPDEMCEQYGADTFRVYEMAMGPLDVSRPWETRAVIGSQRFLQRVWRLVVDEETGAVRVTDEPLDAKSRKVLHKVIAGVREDMAELRFNTAIAKLIELTNTLTPLPTVSREAVEPLVLMLSPFAPHLAEELWGKLGHIGTLAYADFPQADPAQLVADSITYPVQVNGKVRGRVEVAPDTPEEEVRAQALAAVAEALAGKDPKKVIVVKGRLVSVVV, from the coding sequence ATGGTGAAGATGAGCGAGACCGAGAACCCGTTCCGTTACACCGCCGCGCTGGCCGGCGAGATGGAGCTGCGCTGGCAGCAGTACTGGGCGGAGAACGGGACGTTCCACGCGCCCAACCCGGTCGGCGAGCTGGCCGACCCGGACCACCCGCGCGCCGGCGCGCCGAAACTGCACGTGCAGGACATGTTCCCGTACCCGTCCGGCGCCGGCCTGCACGTCGGGCACCCGCTGGGCTACATCGGCACCGACTGCTACACCCGCTACCAGCGGATGGCCGGCTTCAACGTGCTGCATCCGATGGGCTTCGACGCGTTCGGCCTGCCGGCCGAGCAGTACGCGGTGCAGACCGGCACCCACCCCGCGGTGACCACCGCGGCCAACGTCGAGCGGTACCGGCAGCAGCTGCGCCGCCTGGGCCTGGCGTACGACGAGCGCCGCTCGTTCTCCACCACCGACCCGGAGTACTACCGCTGGACCCAGTGGATCTTCCTGCAGGTCTTCAACTCCTGGTACGACACCGAGCTGCACAAGGCCCGGCCGATCAGTGAGCTGATCACCGAGTTCGAGACCGGCACCCGCCCGGCCCCGGGCACCCCGTGGAAGGACATGTCGCCGGTCGAGCGGCGCAAGCTGATCGACGGCCACCGGCTGGCCTACGTCTCCGAGGCCCCGGTCAACTGGTGCCCCGGCCTGGGCACCGTGCTGGCCAACGAGGAGGTCACCCCGGACGGCCGCTCCGAGCGAGGCAACTTCCCGGTCTTCCAGCGCAGCCTGAAGCAGTGGATGATGCGGATCACCGCGTACGGTGACCGCCTGGTCGACGACCTGGACGCGCTGGACTGGCCGGAGCCGGTCAAGCTGATGCAGCGCAACTGGATCGGCCGGAGCCGGGGCGCGCACGTCGACTTCCCGATCGGCGCCGACCACATCCGGGTCTTCACCACCCGGCCGGACACCCTGTTCGGCGCGACGTACATGGTCCTGGCCCCGGAGCACGAGCTGGTCGCCACGATCGTCCCGGACGCCTGGCCGGCCGGCACCCACGACGTCTGGACCGGCGGGGCGGCCACCCCGGCCGAGGCCGTCGCCGCCTACAAGGCGACCGCCGCGGCCAAGACCGAGGAGGAGCGCACCGCCGAGGGCAAGGTGAAGACCGGCGTCTTCACCGGGGCGTACGCCACCAACCCGGTCAACGGCGCGAGCATCCCGGTCTTCATCGCCGACTACGTGCTGGCCGGTTACGGCACCGGCGCGATCATGGCGGTGCCCGGGCACGACGAGCGCGACTTCGCGTTCGCCACCGTGTTCGAGCTGCCGGTGGTCCGCACCATCGAGACGCCCGAGGGCTTCGAGGGCGCGTACACCGGCGACGGCGTAGTGATCAATTCGGAGTTTCTGGACGGGCTGACCAAGGACGACGCCAAGGCCGCGATGATCGCCTGGCTGGAGGACAACGACAAGGGCGCCGGCGCCACCACCTACCGGCTGCGCGACTGGCTGTTCAGCCGCCAGCGCTACTGGGGCGAGCCGTTCCCGATCGTCTACGACGAGACCGGCCTGCCGATCGCGCTGCCCGAGTCGATGCTGCCGGTCGAGCTGCCGGACGTGGACGACTTCTCCCCGCGCACCTTCGACCCGGACGACGCGGACACCGAGCCGGAGACCCCGCTGTCCCGCAAGAAGGACTGGGTGCAGGTCGAGCTGGACCTGGGCGACGGGCCGAAGACGTACACCCGCGAGACCAACACCATGCCGCAGTGGGCCGGCTCCTGCTGGTACGAACTGCGCTACCTGGACCCGCACAACGACAAGGTGCTGGTCGACCCGGCCAACGAGGCGTACTGGATGGGTCCCCGCTCGGCCGGCGACCCGGGTGGCGTCGACCTGTACGTCGGCGGCGTCGAGCACGCCGTGCTGCACCTGCTGTACTCGCGCTTCTGGCACAAGGTGCTGTTCGACCTGGGCCACGTCTCGTCCTTCGAGCCGTTCAAGAAACTGTTCAACCAGGGCTACATCCAGGCGTACGCGTTCCGCGACGCCCGCGGCGTGATCGTCCCGGCCGAGGAGGTCGTCGAGCGCGACGGCAAGTGGTACTACGGCGACCAGCAGGTCAACCGTGAGTACGGCAAGATGGGCAAGTCGCTGAAGAACGTGGTGACCCCCGACGAGATGTGCGAGCAGTACGGCGCCGACACGTTCCGGGTCTACGAGATGGCGATGGGCCCGCTGGACGTCTCCCGTCCCTGGGAGACCCGGGCGGTGATCGGTTCGCAGCGCTTCCTGCAGCGAGTCTGGCGTCTGGTGGTCGACGAGGAGACCGGCGCGGTCCGGGTCACCGACGAGCCGCTGGACGCCAAGTCCCGCAAGGTCCTGCACAAGGTCATCGCCGGCGTCCGCGAGGACATGGCCGAGCTGCGGTTCAACACCGCGATCGCCAAGCTGATCGAGCTGACCAACACGCTGACCCCGCTGCCCACCGTCTCCCGCGAGGCGGTCGAGCCGCTGGTGCTGATGCTGTCCCCGTTCGCGCCGCACCTGGCCGAGGAGCTGTGGGGCAAGCTGGGCCACATCGGCACGCTGGCCTACGCGGACTTCCCGCAGGCCGACCCGGCCCAGCTGGTCGCCGACTCGATCACCTACCCGGTCCAGGTCAACGGCAAGGTCCGCGGCCGGGTCGAGGTCGCCCCGGACACCCCGGAGGAGGAGGTCCGGGCGCAGGCCCTGGCCGCCGTCGCCGAGGCCCTGGCCGGCAAGGACCCGAAAAAGGTCATCGTGGTGAAGGGCCGCCTGGTCAGCGTGGTCGTCTGA